Proteins encoded in a region of the Sulfitobacter geojensis genome:
- a CDS encoding MauE/DoxX family redox-associated membrane protein, with product MPKDTRDVADVTTDPATAAIGKTAVLYRMALPNHLCPAGQKARWLLDSKGFKVDDRLFRERPEVDAFKEEYDVPTTPQVWIEGARVGGYDALRQKLTDYDPDATTYKPVIYLFAVAAATALALSIGFLGAITWQTLGWFISVSMILLGMQKLRDIESFTTMFLNYDLLARKWVPYAYVYPWVETGAGILMTGMLLTPLAAPAALFIATVGAISVFKAVYIDKRELKCACVGGNSNVPLGFVSLTENLMMMGMAIVMLIQIAG from the coding sequence CCGCATGGCCCTACCGAACCATCTTTGTCCGGCAGGACAGAAGGCGCGTTGGCTTCTGGATAGCAAGGGATTCAAGGTCGATGACCGGCTGTTCCGCGAGCGGCCCGAAGTTGATGCGTTCAAAGAAGAATATGACGTTCCCACTACGCCACAGGTGTGGATCGAAGGCGCCCGCGTCGGTGGCTATGATGCCTTGCGCCAAAAGCTCACCGACTACGATCCGGATGCGACGACCTACAAACCTGTGATATATCTCTTCGCCGTTGCCGCCGCGACGGCGCTTGCACTCTCCATCGGGTTCCTGGGCGCGATTACATGGCAGACGCTCGGGTGGTTTATTTCCGTCTCGATGATCCTGTTGGGGATGCAAAAGCTCCGCGATATTGAGAGCTTCACGACGATGTTCCTCAACTACGACCTGCTGGCACGCAAATGGGTGCCATATGCATATGTCTACCCTTGGGTAGAGACGGGCGCAGGCATTCTGATGACAGGCATGTTGCTGACCCCACTTGCTGCTCCTGCAGCGCTCTTTATCGCCACGGTGGGCGCGATCAGCGTGTTCAAGGCCGTATATATCGACAAACGGGAGCTTAAGTGCGCCTGCGTCGGCGGCAACTCAAATGTCCCCCTTGGTTTCGTAAGCCTGACCGAAAACCTGATGATGATGGGCATGGCCATTGTCATGCTGATCCAGATCGCAGGTTGA
- a CDS encoding TolC family protein: MRVLKIPMAVGFPLLLGACATAIPGIYTEPKAGFANVAGQTSAAIGKRTAFAQTQAENVALKKQVHGMVHRKTISADTAVQVALLNNKGLQASYANVGLSAAEAWQQSTPENPVVSIGVLGIGAAELGVYRAIEGMIATNILDAKTRRQRVALADVNFRAAQLTAVNDTLTLANETRQAWINAVAAFEAVSYLKRAKATSDAGSELARKLGETGALNKAGQAREHAFNAELAGQLAQARLNAIRAKEDLTKLMGLWGTEVNYFVPDALPALPRSVGRVTNIEGRALRNRLDLRVAKLGLEAQAAAFGLTDQTRLVTDLEIIAGFETEREAEDGETETETTPQVELEFAIPIYDTGKARMRKAELAYLQAANVLAEKAVNVRSEARGAETAYHASYKIARHYRDVLVPLRQTVEEEGLLSYNGMITNTFELLTDVREKLGASLEAANAKREFYMAQADLTAAIYGGGAGSGGAGGEGATLAAGGGAGH; this comes from the coding sequence ATGCGCGTATTGAAGATTCCAATGGCCGTTGGCTTTCCCCTTCTATTGGGAGCCTGTGCGACTGCGATTCCAGGTATTTACACTGAACCGAAAGCTGGCTTTGCCAATGTGGCGGGTCAGACGTCAGCCGCGATCGGAAAACGCACTGCATTCGCTCAGACCCAAGCAGAGAACGTTGCTTTGAAAAAGCAAGTTCACGGCATGGTTCATCGAAAAACCATTTCGGCCGATACGGCGGTTCAGGTCGCGTTGCTCAACAATAAGGGGCTACAAGCCTCCTACGCAAATGTTGGGCTTTCTGCCGCTGAAGCATGGCAGCAATCAACGCCGGAAAACCCGGTAGTTTCGATTGGTGTACTAGGCATCGGAGCCGCAGAACTTGGTGTCTACCGGGCAATCGAAGGCATGATTGCAACGAATATTTTGGATGCCAAGACGCGCAGACAACGGGTTGCCTTGGCGGATGTCAATTTCCGTGCAGCACAGCTGACAGCCGTAAATGATACTTTGACGTTGGCAAATGAAACGCGACAAGCATGGATCAATGCTGTCGCCGCTTTCGAAGCTGTCAGCTATCTCAAGAGGGCAAAAGCCACATCTGACGCAGGTTCGGAACTCGCTCGAAAGTTGGGAGAAACAGGAGCGCTCAACAAAGCGGGGCAAGCTCGTGAGCATGCGTTCAATGCTGAGCTGGCCGGGCAGCTTGCACAGGCCCGTCTCAACGCCATCAGGGCGAAAGAAGACCTTACAAAACTCATGGGTCTATGGGGGACTGAGGTTAACTATTTCGTACCCGATGCGCTTCCAGCATTGCCGCGCTCTGTAGGTCGCGTGACCAATATTGAAGGACGAGCGCTTCGAAATCGTCTGGACTTGAGGGTCGCAAAGCTGGGGCTTGAGGCGCAAGCAGCAGCTTTCGGTCTGACAGACCAAACGCGCTTGGTCACTGATCTTGAAATCATCGCGGGGTTCGAGACCGAACGTGAAGCAGAGGACGGTGAAACGGAAACTGAGACCACCCCGCAGGTCGAACTCGAATTTGCGATCCCGATTTACGACACGGGTAAGGCCCGGATGCGCAAGGCCGAACTCGCTTATTTGCAAGCTGCAAACGTCCTTGCCGAAAAGGCGGTCAACGTTCGGTCAGAAGCGAGGGGCGCTGAAACCGCCTATCACGCTTCATACAAGATCGCGCGACACTACCGAGACGTTCTGGTTCCATTGCGCCAGACCGTCGAGGAGGAAGGGTTGCTGTCCTACAACGGCATGATCACCAACACCTTCGAACTGCTGACGGACGTGCGCGAAAAACTTGGCGCATCGCTGGAAGCAGCCAATGCAAAGCGCGAATTTTACATGGCTCAAGCCGATCTGACCGCAGCCATTTACGGCGGCGGTGCAGGCAGCGGTGGTGCTGGTGGTGAAGGCGCAACACTTGCCGCTGGTGGCGGCGCAGGACACTGA
- a CDS encoding multicopper oxidase family protein — protein sequence MLNRRQLLGAGAAGAAMVSSQAWGKTTNMGLPEATQMESAQTAYTARPNSGPDYNPVVTLNGWTLPHRMNNGVKEFHLVAEPVERELADGMIAHLWGYNGQSTGPTIEAVEGDRVRIYVTNKLPEHTSVHWHGLILPSGMDGVGGLSHPGIPPGKTFVYEFDLIKSGTFMYHPHADEMVQMAMGMMGMFVIHPKDPTFMPVDRDFLIMLNAFDIDPGTYVPRIMTMTDFNLWTWNSRIFPDIDPLVVNKGDKVRVRVGNLTMTNHPIHMHGYDFKVTCTDGGWVPPEAQWPEVSIDIPVGAMRAYEFVADHLGDWAIHCHKSHHTMNAMGHDVPTFIGVNKKPLTRTIRQFQPEYMPMGTAGMADMGVMEMPLPDNTIPMMTGWGPHGPIEMGGMFSVVKVRDGIDADDYSDPGWYENPPGEQAYEWTGELPEFASNHSPKTLLTPKPTSKG from the coding sequence ATGTTGAATAGACGTCAATTACTTGGAGCCGGTGCCGCGGGTGCGGCCATGGTTTCTTCGCAAGCCTGGGGTAAGACCACGAACATGGGTTTGCCCGAGGCGACCCAGATGGAGAGCGCGCAAACGGCCTATACAGCGCGACCCAATTCAGGGCCGGACTACAACCCAGTCGTCACGCTCAATGGGTGGACGCTGCCACACCGGATGAACAACGGGGTCAAGGAATTCCACCTTGTCGCCGAACCGGTGGAGCGTGAACTGGCTGATGGCATGATCGCGCATTTGTGGGGCTACAACGGCCAGTCCACAGGTCCGACCATCGAAGCCGTCGAAGGCGATCGGGTTCGCATCTATGTCACCAACAAGCTGCCGGAGCATACTTCGGTGCATTGGCACGGCCTGATCCTTCCTTCCGGCATGGATGGTGTCGGCGGCCTGTCGCACCCCGGTATCCCGCCTGGCAAGACCTTCGTCTACGAATTCGACCTGATCAAGTCCGGCACGTTCATGTACCACCCCCACGCGGATGAGATGGTGCAGATGGCGATGGGGATGATGGGGATGTTCGTCATCCATCCCAAGGATCCGACTTTCATGCCGGTTGATCGCGACTTTCTGATTATGTTGAACGCCTTCGACATCGATCCCGGGACATACGTGCCGCGCATCATGACGATGACGGACTTCAATCTGTGGACCTGGAACAGCCGGATCTTCCCCGACATCGACCCTTTGGTCGTGAACAAGGGTGACAAAGTGCGCGTGCGGGTCGGCAATCTGACGATGACAAACCACCCGATCCACATGCACGGCTATGACTTCAAGGTGACTTGTACTGACGGCGGTTGGGTGCCGCCCGAAGCGCAATGGCCCGAGGTCAGCATCGACATTCCTGTCGGCGCCATGCGCGCCTACGAGTTCGTTGCCGACCATCTGGGTGACTGGGCGATCCATTGCCACAAATCACACCATACCATGAACGCGATGGGGCATGACGTGCCCACATTCATCGGTGTGAACAAGAAACCTCTCACCCGGACAATCCGCCAGTTCCAGCCGGAATACATGCCTATGGGCACGGCAGGCATGGCGGATATGGGTGTGATGGAAATGCCGTTGCCCGACAACACCATCCCGATGATGACAGGGTGGGGTCCACATGGACCGATTGAAATGGGCGGCATGTTTTCGGTCGTGAAGGTGCGGGACGGCATCGATGCGGACGATTACTCCGATCCCGGCTGGTACGAGAACCCTCCGGGCGAGCAGGCTTACGAGTGGACCGGTGAATTGCCCGAGTTTGCCTCAAACCACAGTCCCAAGACACTGCTGACACCAAAACCAACGTCGAAGGGCTGA
- a CDS encoding copper-binding protein translates to MKNLLLTSALAVTLSAPAFAAGTHDGGHDDDHADKHAEMMIGMPGDPAKVDRTIDVTMRETDDGDMIFEPASLEIAKGETIRFNVMNKGELEHEFVIDTIEGNAEHKEAMAKMDMEHDDPNSVRLDEGGTGEVIWKFANEGTFEFACLIPGHYESGMHGPITVGEQMAQADVEFTTGKIKKIDAKAGKVTIIHGPLVNLDMPAMTMVFRADEATIANMSEGQDIEFVAERLKGKLTVTQMK, encoded by the coding sequence ATGAAAAACCTACTTTTGACATCCGCACTGGCAGTCACTCTTTCCGCCCCGGCATTCGCCGCAGGCACACATGACGGTGGACATGACGACGATCATGCAGACAAACACGCGGAAATGATGATCGGCATGCCGGGTGATCCTGCCAAGGTGGACCGCACAATTGATGTCACCATGCGAGAAACCGACGATGGTGACATGATTTTCGAACCCGCGTCACTTGAGATCGCGAAGGGCGAAACCATCCGCTTTAACGTTATGAACAAGGGGGAGTTGGAGCACGAATTCGTCATCGACACCATCGAAGGCAATGCCGAACACAAGGAAGCCATGGCCAAGATGGACATGGAACACGACGACCCAAACTCAGTGCGCCTTGATGAGGGTGGCACAGGTGAGGTCATTTGGAAGTTTGCAAATGAAGGCACGTTCGAGTTTGCCTGCCTGATCCCCGGCCACTACGAATCTGGCATGCACGGCCCGATCACAGTCGGTGAACAGATGGCACAAGCAGATGTCGAGTTCACGACGGGTAAGATCAAGAAAATCGACGCAAAGGCCGGCAAGGTCACGATCATCCACGGCCCTCTCGTTAACCTCGACATGCCAGCCATGACCATGGTCTTCCGCGCGGACGAGGCGACAATCGCCAATATGTCCGAAGGCCAGGACATCGAGTTCGTCGCTGAACGGCTCAAAGGCAAGCTGACCGTCACACAGATGAAGTGA
- a CDS encoding cupredoxin domain-containing protein, giving the protein MKTFIRTCAFVVSLTFPVTSVDAANGKGREPHARAFELPGHEPIGKPSDGSLFDRTVEITIKETTSGYMLFEPDAIHIESGSIVRFVISNLGALDHEFFLGSFSEVAEHKQWMRDHPDMRHDDPNAVTVQSGQSAELIWEFTDILNLEFVCLLPGHREAGMWGVIMVHDHLAPKSEG; this is encoded by the coding sequence ATGAAGACGTTCATCAGAACCTGTGCTTTTGTCGTGTCGCTGACGTTCCCAGTGACTTCGGTGGACGCCGCCAATGGCAAAGGCCGAGAGCCTCATGCGCGAGCATTCGAACTGCCGGGCCATGAACCAATTGGGAAACCCAGTGATGGCTCCTTGTTCGACAGAACGGTTGAGATAACCATAAAGGAAACTACTAGCGGCTACATGCTCTTTGAGCCGGACGCCATACACATTGAAAGCGGATCAATTGTCCGGTTTGTGATCAGCAATTTGGGTGCCTTGGATCACGAGTTTTTCCTAGGCTCGTTCAGCGAAGTTGCAGAGCATAAGCAATGGATGCGTGACCATCCTGACATGCGCCATGACGATCCAAACGCGGTAACGGTACAAAGCGGACAAAGCGCCGAACTAATATGGGAATTCACAGACATTTTGAATCTGGAATTTGTCTGCCTTCTCCCCGGACATCGCGAAGCGGGCATGTGGGGTGTGATCATGGTGCACGATCACCTTGCTCCCAAGTCAGAAGGCTGA
- a CDS encoding ABC transporter ATP-binding protein, with the protein MLVHEVAAGFGYDYNDATPDWVHPFIHLILVLAPALLIAVGTYFALRGIPKLWRRRRPTKVHPEPIRGLDSSLFSSVLRYSKKQQALMIMLSLIAMPILYLTLELPKQIVNNALDSDRFPVVVLGQNVDQLVFLMLLCGLYLLAILLNGLNKYGLNVFKGYVAERFLRRFRLLVYRQWRSDPHSSDKSEIVPILAQEVEPVGGFAADVLTLPILQGGTLLTILLFMFVQDPVLGAAALTVLPIQLVLLPKLQRKVNALSRTRIKEVRLLGRQLSNQLHERQESPTGLLPAGARFRELEHVRRKIFRLKFFIKALNNFLTALTPFLFYSLGGYFVIEGRITLGALVAVLAAHKDFSAPLKELFRYYQTLEDTRIRYQEITGFFSKPNQQSEKGRLVDSVLEDVSQFERATLGKPGLPFQGHGAIATS; encoded by the coding sequence GTGCTGGTCCACGAGGTGGCTGCTGGTTTTGGCTACGATTACAACGATGCCACTCCAGACTGGGTTCATCCGTTTATCCATCTCATCCTTGTCTTGGCTCCGGCGCTTCTGATCGCCGTTGGCACCTACTTTGCACTACGCGGTATTCCGAAGCTCTGGAGACGCCGACGCCCGACCAAGGTTCATCCTGAGCCCATACGGGGGCTCGATAGTAGCCTCTTCAGCTCCGTCCTGCGTTACTCCAAAAAGCAGCAGGCACTTATGATCATGCTTAGCCTCATTGCAATGCCAATTCTCTATCTGACTCTAGAATTGCCAAAACAGATTGTGAACAACGCACTGGATTCTGATCGTTTCCCCGTTGTCGTTCTGGGACAGAACGTTGATCAGCTCGTTTTCTTAATGCTTCTTTGCGGCCTTTATCTGCTGGCTATTCTTTTGAATGGGCTCAACAAATATGGTCTCAACGTCTTTAAAGGGTATGTGGCAGAGCGTTTTCTAAGGCGTTTCCGGTTACTGGTGTATCGGCAATGGCGCAGCGACCCGCATTCATCCGACAAAAGTGAAATCGTCCCGATCCTCGCACAAGAGGTCGAACCCGTGGGCGGCTTCGCGGCCGATGTGCTGACTCTGCCTATACTCCAAGGCGGTACACTTCTGACGATCCTGTTGTTCATGTTCGTTCAAGACCCTGTATTGGGTGCGGCTGCACTGACTGTGCTGCCAATTCAACTCGTGCTGCTTCCCAAGCTGCAGCGGAAGGTCAACGCCCTCTCTCGCACAAGGATCAAGGAGGTCCGGCTGCTCGGCAGACAGCTAAGCAATCAATTGCATGAACGGCAAGAAAGCCCAACGGGGCTGTTGCCTGCGGGCGCAAGATTTAGAGAGCTTGAGCACGTGCGCAGAAAAATCTTCCGCCTGAAATTCTTCATCAAGGCGCTCAACAATTTTCTGACCGCACTGACGCCGTTCCTGTTCTACTCTCTGGGTGGATATTTCGTCATTGAGGGTCGGATCACACTTGGCGCGCTGGTGGCTGTACTTGCGGCGCACAAGGACTTCTCTGCGCCGTTGAAGGAGCTTTTCCGCTACTACCAGACTTTGGAAGATACACGGATCCGGTATCAGGAGATCACTGGCTTTTTTTCCAAACCGAACCAGCAGTCAGAAAAAGGCCGATTAGTTGACAGCGTACTGGAAGACGTCAGTCAATTCGAGCGAGCCACGCTAGGGAAACCAGGTTTGCCCTTCCAGGGACATGGGGCCATCGCAACATCATGA
- a CDS encoding c-type cytochrome, translating into MKWAAIFFALIAVAAAVWYVMQPTRSHTGTRTDESMALPAGALATVRLPPSFTEQEQIGKRAYDAACAACHGVNGQGQDGVAPPLVHKIYEPGHHGDMAFVLAAQNGVRAHHWKFGNMPPVEGVTRAEVLHIAAYIRALQRENGIN; encoded by the coding sequence ATGAAATGGGCAGCAATATTTTTTGCTCTGATCGCCGTTGCTGCGGCGGTATGGTACGTCATGCAACCGACCCGGTCGCATACAGGCACCCGAACGGATGAAAGCATGGCACTTCCCGCAGGTGCGCTTGCAACTGTCAGGCTGCCCCCAAGTTTCACCGAGCAAGAGCAAATCGGCAAGCGTGCCTATGATGCGGCCTGCGCGGCCTGCCACGGCGTAAATGGACAGGGTCAGGACGGCGTTGCTCCACCGCTCGTGCACAAGATTTATGAGCCGGGCCACCATGGTGATATGGCGTTTGTCCTTGCAGCGCAGAATGGCGTTCGGGCGCATCATTGGAAGTTCGGCAATATGCCACCCGTCGAGGGCGTAACACGCGCAGAAGTATTGCATATCGCGGCATATATACGGGCTCTTCAAAGGGAAAACGGAATTAACTGA
- a CDS encoding c-type cytochrome, protein MKPKFIAALALALSGTSVLADGHATGDASAGDKVFNKCKACHSIVKTDGEVIRKGGAVGPNLYGVYNRTAGTEEMFGNKFRDSIREAGENGLVWNESDFVAYIADPKKFLATFLNDSKAKSGMSFKLKKETDAKAVWAYLVSVGPEVEAD, encoded by the coding sequence ATGAAACCTAAATTTATCGCAGCGTTAGCACTGGCATTGTCTGGAACAAGTGTTCTCGCCGATGGACATGCCACCGGCGACGCATCGGCCGGAGACAAGGTATTCAACAAGTGCAAGGCCTGCCACTCAATCGTCAAGACGGATGGTGAAGTTATCCGAAAGGGTGGCGCGGTTGGGCCAAATCTTTATGGTGTGTACAACCGAACAGCAGGGACCGAAGAAATGTTTGGGAATAAATTTCGGGACTCTATTCGTGAAGCGGGCGAGAATGGCTTGGTCTGGAACGAGAGCGATTTCGTAGCCTATATCGCAGATCCAAAGAAGTTCCTCGCGACTTTTCTGAACGACAGCAAGGCGAAATCTGGCATGTCATTCAAATTGAAGAAAGAAACGGATGCCAAGGCAGTCTGGGCTTATCTCGTTTCGGTTGGACCGGAGGTTGAGGCCGATTAG
- a CDS encoding sialidase family protein, producing MSWTEGNNAVRMALFDGTSWTEARTIHQSETLFVNWADFPSVVGLSDGTLAAHWLELNGPDSYQYDVKIAFSFDEGRNWTAPLIPHDDRSQREHGFVSLVPDDSGGLTALWLDGRAYDIQATDDSYENAMQVRARHIAPDGSMGPESLLDPRACTCCQTSAVRNEAGSIIAVYRDRTVEEIRDISVVRLVEEEWTDPETIYADGWEISGCPVNGPAIDALGTNAVVVWFTGANGEAKARIAFSRDGGASFEDPLQLDLGTPAGRVDVLQMGDGKALALWLEYANGGEAIVMCQVSPESGCTSPQALRINRGRESVGFPRMTRSAAGVLVAWTGTAAGDLAGTTVLGVEIAIRPVAR from the coding sequence ATGAGTTGGACCGAAGGTAACAACGCCGTTCGGATGGCCCTGTTCGATGGCACGTCTTGGACGGAGGCGCGCACAATTCATCAATCTGAGACACTGTTTGTAAACTGGGCCGACTTTCCGTCCGTCGTTGGGCTTAGCGATGGGACGCTTGCAGCGCATTGGTTGGAATTGAATGGTCCAGACAGCTATCAATACGACGTAAAGATCGCTTTCTCCTTCGATGAGGGCCGGAACTGGACAGCACCGCTCATTCCTCACGATGATCGGTCACAGCGCGAGCATGGCTTCGTATCACTTGTCCCGGATGACAGCGGGGGTCTGACAGCCCTTTGGCTGGATGGACGTGCATACGATATTCAAGCCACTGACGACAGTTATGAGAATGCCATGCAGGTCCGCGCACGTCACATTGCGCCGGACGGTTCAATGGGACCGGAAAGCTTGCTCGACCCACGCGCTTGTACGTGCTGTCAAACATCGGCTGTCCGCAACGAAGCAGGTAGTATCATCGCGGTCTACAGGGACCGAACAGTCGAAGAAATTCGCGATATTTCGGTTGTCAGGTTGGTCGAAGAAGAATGGACCGACCCCGAAACAATCTACGCTGACGGCTGGGAAATCTCAGGATGCCCTGTCAACGGACCTGCCATCGATGCGTTGGGAACGAACGCGGTAGTTGTGTGGTTCACCGGTGCCAATGGCGAGGCAAAGGCTCGAATTGCGTTTTCCAGGGATGGGGGCGCATCGTTTGAGGACCCGTTGCAACTCGATCTCGGCACACCCGCAGGTCGCGTAGATGTCTTGCAGATGGGTGACGGCAAAGCACTTGCTCTTTGGTTGGAGTATGCGAATGGCGGTGAAGCAATCGTCATGTGTCAGGTGTCGCCGGAGAGCGGGTGTACTTCGCCACAAGCACTCCGTATCAATCGTGGGCGAGAGTCGGTAGGATTTCCAAGGATGACGCGATCAGCGGCGGGCGTTTTGGTTGCGTGGACCGGAACCGCCGCGGGCGACTTGGCTGGGACAACCGTTCTCGGTGTCGAAATAGCGATACGGCCTGTCGCTAGGTAA
- a CDS encoding TrkH family potassium uptake protein, whose product MAFRPAKLVKRFVTLRIPPPAVLVLFYLAFIIVGALLLWLPISHHGDIGLGEALFTSTSAVTVTGLVLADTGAVFTGFGQGVIAALIQLGGLGLMTFAVLLLGALGIPVGMPQRLILREDLNQTSLSNLTYLARIIFIIALVCEAIGAALLAFVFVPEFGWHGVWQAIFHSISAFNNAGFALHPDSLSQWIGNPIVNIVIPAIFILGGLGFIVVGDIYQKRQWRKLTLHSKLMLLGTGILIAWGSVMFGLLEWTNPNTLGPLSTGDKLWASWFQGVTPRTAGFNTIDTGGMHDSTTMLTMTLMLVGGGSTSTAGGIKVTTLCVLLLATVAFFRRQTTLHAFGRSLGVDEVMKVLALTTISMLLVLTGIFVTSINHDGEFIDLAFEVTSAFGTVGLSRGTTGELDGIGRAIIMAMMFIGRVGPLAIGFFLATRSAPRVKYPAGQIYLG is encoded by the coding sequence ATGGCATTCCGGCCCGCGAAACTGGTGAAACGGTTCGTGACCTTGCGCATTCCGCCCCCCGCGGTTCTGGTGCTCTTCTACCTCGCCTTCATCATCGTGGGTGCCCTCCTGCTCTGGCTGCCGATCTCGCATCACGGGGACATCGGACTGGGCGAAGCACTGTTTACATCGACCTCTGCCGTGACCGTGACAGGGCTTGTGCTTGCTGATACGGGAGCTGTTTTTACGGGCTTTGGGCAAGGTGTCATTGCCGCGCTTATTCAACTCGGCGGGTTGGGCTTGATGACCTTTGCGGTGCTCTTGCTTGGGGCGCTCGGCATTCCGGTAGGTATGCCACAACGCCTGATCCTGCGCGAAGACCTGAATCAGACATCGCTGTCAAACCTAACCTATCTTGCGCGCATCATCTTTATCATCGCCTTGGTTTGCGAAGCGATCGGGGCCGCCCTGCTGGCCTTCGTCTTTGTTCCTGAGTTCGGCTGGCATGGCGTATGGCAGGCGATTTTCCATTCTATTTCGGCCTTCAATAACGCGGGCTTTGCGCTTCATCCCGACAGTCTTTCTCAATGGATAGGCAACCCGATCGTCAACATTGTGATCCCAGCCATCTTCATTCTGGGAGGGCTCGGGTTTATTGTCGTGGGGGATATCTATCAGAAACGCCAATGGCGCAAACTCACACTGCATTCCAAACTGATGCTGCTCGGAACCGGCATTCTGATTGCCTGGGGAAGCGTCATGTTCGGCCTTCTCGAATGGACGAACCCCAACACCTTAGGCCCGTTGAGCACTGGCGACAAATTATGGGCAAGTTGGTTTCAGGGTGTCACGCCGCGCACGGCCGGGTTCAATACGATCGACACCGGCGGAATGCATGACAGCACGACCATGTTGACGATGACACTCATGTTGGTTGGCGGTGGCAGCACCTCGACCGCAGGAGGGATCAAAGTGACGACACTCTGCGTGTTGTTGCTCGCCACGGTTGCTTTCTTTAGGCGTCAAACCACATTACACGCCTTTGGGCGATCTTTGGGAGTCGACGAAGTCATGAAGGTCCTCGCTCTCACGACCATTTCCATGCTTCTGGTTCTAACGGGCATTTTTGTGACCTCGATCAATCACGACGGCGAATTCATCGACCTCGCGTTTGAAGTCACATCGGCATTCGGCACAGTGGGCCTGTCGCGCGGGACGACCGGAGAGCTTGATGGCATCGGCAGGGCCATCATTATGGCTATGATGTTCATCGGTCGGGTTGGCCCTCTGGCTATCGGGTTTTTCCTCGCGACCCGCAGTGCGCCGAGGGTAAAATACCCCGCAGGGCAAATATATCTTGGGTAG
- a CDS encoding potassium channel family protein, which yields MGNSANRTFGVVGLGNFGSTVARELQRFGNHVIGVDISDARVMTLADTLSQAMIVDARDDAALREAGFGDCDVAVVAMGDDLEASILAAINLKLVGVPVVWAKATTKTHHRILSKLGVDRVIHPEVEVGQHIAQVLHNPLVRDYVSLGNGYHVVNFRIPKSLQGKSLKDLPHGDKFNLRCIGVMRGTEYVGQDATGCQLERDDLLLLLGQRKDLRNFAASL from the coding sequence ATGGGAAATTCTGCCAACCGAACTTTTGGTGTAGTAGGGCTCGGCAACTTTGGCAGTACCGTCGCAAGAGAGTTGCAGCGGTTCGGCAATCACGTCATCGGAGTCGATATATCCGATGCACGCGTTATGACCCTTGCCGATACGCTCTCACAGGCCATGATCGTGGATGCTCGCGATGATGCGGCTTTGCGAGAAGCCGGCTTCGGTGATTGTGATGTAGCCGTTGTTGCCATGGGCGACGATCTGGAGGCTAGCATCCTTGCGGCGATCAACCTCAAACTTGTTGGGGTTCCGGTTGTTTGGGCCAAAGCCACGACCAAGACGCATCACAGAATTCTGAGTAAACTTGGTGTCGATAGGGTCATTCATCCTGAAGTGGAGGTCGGTCAACACATCGCGCAGGTTTTGCATAACCCGCTGGTGCGTGACTATGTCAGCCTGGGCAATGGCTACCACGTTGTAAATTTTCGTATCCCTAAAAGCCTTCAAGGCAAGAGCCTGAAAGACCTGCCACATGGCGATAAATTCAATCTGCGTTGCATCGGGGTCATGCGCGGAACCGAATACGTTGGGCAAGATGCGACAGGATGCCAACTGGAGCGGGACGACCTTCTGCTATTGCTCGGCCAACGAAAAGATCTGCGCAACTTCGCAGCCAGCCTGTAG